One window of the Rosa rugosa chromosome 3, drRosRugo1.1, whole genome shotgun sequence genome contains the following:
- the LOC133740386 gene encoding allene oxide synthase-like: MASSSSSDNKPNLPLKKIPGDYGLPLFGPIKDRYDFFYNQGRDDFFKTRMAKYKSTVFRTNMPPGPFIASNPKVVVVLDAKSFPILFDNSRVEKRNIFDGTYMPSTSFTGGYRICSFLDPSEPKHTSLKNFFLSLLSARHNNVIPLFQTHFSDLFVKAEAQLAKDDKSDFNSLNDQTSFNFIFELFFGQNPSSTPLGSKGATLVTLWLLPQLTPQITLGLPKLLNVLEDLLLHTFPFPALLVKPAYNKLYKAFYESAAKALEEAEGTFGISKDEACHNLIFMVCFNAYGGMKLLFPILLKWVCLAGEDLHGKLREEIRAAVKDAGGKVTLAALDKMTLTKSVVYEALRIDPAVPFQYAKAKEDLIINSHDASFQIKKGEVIFGYQTIATRDPKIFERPEEFVGDRFVGDGEKLLKYVWWSNGPETENPTAANKICAGKDLVVLMNRILLVEFFLRYDTFTADIGTFLLGPKVTFKTLTKASS; this comes from the coding sequence ATggcttcatcatcttcttctgatAACAAACCAAACCTTCCTCTGAAAAAAATTCCTGGTGACTATGGCTTGCCCTTGTTTGGCCCTATCAAAGATCGTTACGACTTTTTTTACAACCAAGGCAGAGACGACTTCTTCAAAACCCGAATGGCAAAGTACAAGTCCACAGTTTTCCGAACCAACATGCCTCCCGGTCCCTTCATTGCCTCGAATCCAAAGGTTGTCGTAGTTCTTGACGCCAAAAGCTTTCCTATCCTCTTCGACAATTCGAGAGTAGAAAAACGTAACATATTTGATGGCACTTACATGCCTTCCACTTCCTTCACCGGTGGCTATCGCATTTGCTCTTTTCTCGACCCTTCGGAACCCAAACACACTTCTCTCAAAAACTTCTTCTTGTCTCTACTCTCTGCTCGCCACAACAATGTTATCCCACTTTTCCAAACTCACTTCTCCGACCTCTTTGTCAAGGCCGAAGCTCAACTGGCCAAAGATGACAAATCGGACTTCAACTCACTCAATGACCAAACTTCCTTCAACTTCATCTTTGAGCTGTTCTTCGGTCAAAACCCATCAAGTACACCATTGGGATCCAAAGGCGCAACCCTTGTCACACTCTGGCTCTTACCCCAACTCACTCCTCAGATAACACTGGGATTGCCCAAGTTGCTGAACGTTCTAGAAGATTTATTGCTGCACACGTTTCCCTTTCCCGCCCTTCTCGTCAAACCCGCTTATAACAAGCTCTACAAGGCTTTTTATGAGTCCGCAGCCAAGGCTTTGGAAGAGGCTGAGGGTACTTTTGGGATTTCAAAAGACGAAGCTTGCCACAACCTGATCTTCATGGTGTGCTTCAATGCTTATGGTGGCATGAAGCTCTTATTCCCTATTTTGCTGAAGTGGGTTTGTTTAGCTGGAGAGGATCTCCACGGCAAGCTCCGAGAGGAAATAAGGGCCGCTGTTAAAGATGCTGGAGGTAAGGTTACTCTTGCAGCGTTGGATAAGATGACATTGACCAAGTCGGTGGTTTATGAAGCTCTGAGGATTGATCCTGCGGTCCCGTTCCAGTATGCGAAGGCCAAGGAGGATCTGATAATCAACAGCCACGATGCCAGTTTTCAGATCAAGAAGGGAGAAGTGATCTTCGGATATCAGACCATTGCCACTAGAGATCCAAAGATCTTCGAGAGGCCTGAGGAGTTTGTAGGAGATAGGTTTGTTGGGGATGGAGAGAAGCTATTGAAGTACGTGTGGTGGTCCAACGGCCCGGAGACGGAGAACCCAACGGCCGCGAATAAGATTTGCGCGGGGAAGGACCTGGTTGTGCTGATGAACAGGATACTGTTGGTCGAGTTCTTCCTTCGTTATGACACTTTTACTGCCGATATTGGCACCTTTTTGTTGGGACCAAAAGTGACGTTTAAAACCTTGACCAAGGCTTCATCATGA